The genomic window AGTTCTCGGCCTGTTTCTCCTCTTTGGAGACGAAATTGATCTGGGAGAGTTTTGTGACACCGTCCACAAGGCGGGCGATCGTCTTGCCGAAAAGCTGTCGGACTTCGTCCAGCGTGACAAAGGTATCCTCCACCGTGTCGTGGAGAAGGCCTGTCGCAATCGACGGGGCGTCCAGACGCATCTTGGCCAGAATCGAGGCTACCTCAAGCGGGTGGATGAGATACGGCTCACCTGACATCCGGAGCTGCCCCTGATGAACCTTGGCTGAAAAAACGTACGCCTTGCGGATGAGATCCAGGTCCGCTTCGGGGTTATAGGAATGGAGCTCATCCAGGATGTCTTCCAGACGGATCATAGTTTGCGGAGCGCCTTTTCAAGCACCTTTTGAGTCTCCCGAAAGGCGTTCTCCAGATCATCGTTGATGATAACACAATCAAACTTTTCTTTCTCTCTCATTTCAACGGCAGCCGCCTCAAGCCGCCTCTTGAGCGACGCCTCCGGTTCGGTCCGACGACTCCGAAGCCGCCGTTCCAGAACGGCCTGTGACGGCGGACTCAAAAAAACGAGACAACTCTCCGGGTAGTTCTTTTTAAAGGTCAGTGCCCCGCGTACATCGATATCCAGGACAATAATCTTCCCGTTCTGTTGGGCCTTTTCCAAAGCGGCTCGGGGCGTTCCATACAGATAACCATGGACCTCCTCTGACTCGAAAAATTCGCGTCGGTCCTTCATCTCCTTGAATTTTTCTTGGCTCACAAAATAATAATCAACCCCCTCCTTCTCTCCGGGTCGGGGCGGACGGGTTGTCACCGAGATGGAAGGAACGGTATTCGGAATCTCATTCAGAATTTTACGGACGAGGGTCGTCTTGCCGGTGCCGGAAGGGGCCGAAATAACAAAAAAGAGTCCTGATTTTTCCCTACTCAACGTTCTGGACCTGTTCTTTAATTCTCTCCAGCTCCGTCTTGAAATCGATCACGCGATGAATCAACTTTGGCCCGACCACTTTCGATCCCAGCGTGTTGATCTCGCGTCCCATCTCCTGCATGAGAAAATCAAGACGCCTCCCCTTCACGCCTG from Deltaproteobacteria bacterium includes these protein-coding regions:
- the gmk gene encoding guanylate kinase — encoded protein: MSREKSGLFFVISAPSGTGKTTLVRKILNEIPNTVPSISVTTRPPRPGEKEGVDYYFVSQEKFKEMKDRREFFESEEVHGYLYGTPRAALEKAQQNGKIIVLDIDVRGALTFKKNYPESCLVFLSPPSQAVLERRLRSRRTEPEASLKRRLEAAAVEMREKEKFDCVIINDDLENAFRETQKVLEKALRKL